The following is a genomic window from Desulfobaccales bacterium.
CTGGCCGCCGGGGTGGAGCTCTGCGCCCCCATGGCGGGCTTCGGCGGGCATCTCCTGCATCTCCGGGGGGAGGCCCTGCCGCCGACGGACACAGGAAAGCTCTACGCCCGGCTGGGGTATACCCACGTGCACGTAGGCGGCCTCACCTTCGCCACCGCCGCGGCGGTGCACCGGCAACTCTCGGCCCTGACGCTGGTGGACACCTCCGCCTCCCTGGAGGTGAACCTAAGGGAGGTGGACCTGGCCCTTCAGGACCCGGCCCGTCTGCCCGAAGTGGTGGAGACCCTTCGGCTTCTCCAGGCCCGCACCCGCACCCTGGGATTCAGCGTGGCGGAGCCGTTTGTGCGCTACCGCCAGGACTATTATGCCCACCGCACCGTGCCGGGGCCCCGGGCGCTGGAGATTCTGGCCGCGCTGGCGGCCGGATTGGGGTGCCGTCTCTTTCTGGAGGCCTCTCCCGAGCTGCTCTCCTGGCCGTTTCCGGAGCCGGCACGCTTTCATCTCTCCGGCCTCAGCCGGGGACTGGTGGGCGAGGCGGAGGCTGAAGCGGCTCGCGGGCTTCTGGCCGCCGGGGCCACCGGGGATCTGGGCCTGAGCCTGGCAGGCCCGGCCGGTCCCCCCGTTTATGTGGAGCTGGGAGGCTATGCGCCCCGGTGCCTCACCGCCCGGCCGGGAGCGGTGGAGGTGGCCCGGGCGCTGACGCTGGCCCTGGACTTCCCGGGCCAGGGGCTGGCCTTCTCCAGCCTGGGGCCGCTGTCCCGTCTGGAGCAGGATTTCCCCCGCTTCCTGGCCTGTCTCGGGAAGCCGGAGCAATGCCCCCTGCCCCTGGGAGAGGCGGCCGGTTCCCGGTGCTGGACCATCCTCGACTGGGCCTACGCCACCCGCTTCCTGCCGGCGGAGCTCCTGGGCCTGAGCGACCGGGGGCGACTCACTCCGGGCGCCCGGGCGGACATCGCCCTCTATGACCTGCCCCCGGAGGGCGGGCTTGGGAGCCTGAGCCGCTGCCGCACTCTGATTAAGGCCGGCCGGGTGGTGATCAGGGATTATGTGCTGGTGGATCCGGACGTGCCCCGACAGACGCTGTTCCGGAACCCTCCGGCGGCGGAGACGCCCCTTTTTCAGGAATTAAGCCGGGCCTACAGCTTCCGGCCGGAGACTCTTGGGGCGCTGGAGAAGCTGGGGGGCCCCTGGGCCGAGGTTTGAGTCATGCTCACGGCAGAGGAGCTCCTGGAGTTTCTGCCCCGCACGGACTGCGGCCAGTGCGGCATGACCTGCGCCGACTTTGCCGGGCTGCTCCTCAGCCGGGACCTCTCGCCTGCTGACTGTCCGGTGCTGCATGAACCGGAGTATGCCGGCTTCATCGAGGCCCTGGAGGAGCTTCTGGCCGCGGCGCCGGCCGCCCGCCGGGGCATGGCCATCGATCCCACTCGTTGCATCGGCTGCGGCATCTGCGTGGCCATGTGCGAACACCACCTGGCCCAGGTGCCCGAGGCCCGGGCCGGCCGGGGACCCAGGCTGGGCGACCGGGTGATTTTCCGGGTGGTGAACGGCCAGGTGGTGGTGGTGAATCAGGAGCAGTGCGTGCGCCTCCTGCAGGCGGCGGAAAAATGCAGCAAATGCGCGGAACACTGTCCCACCGAGGCCATTACCCTGAACTGATGAGGGTGGCCCGGTGGTATCTCAGCTTGGTGGAAGGGCATTGATGGATGTGCCCCTGAACCTGGAAGATTCTGATCCCTGGTTCCCGGAGACGGTGGCCCGGGAACCGGGCTGCGGGAATCTTTGGCGCTGCGTGGGCTGCGGCACCTGCACCGCTCTTTGCCCGGTGAGTGCCGTGCATCCGGAGTTCAGCCCCGGCCTCATCCTCCGGCAGGTGCTCCTGGGCCTGAAGGGGGAAGTGCTGGGCTCGCCGCTCCTCTGGCAGTGCGCCCGCTGTGCCCGCTGCTCCTATTACTGCCCCCAGGAGGTGCGGTTTCTGGACATCATCCAGTCCCTCCGGCGGCTGGCGGTGGCTGAGGGCTTTGTCTCTCCGGAGCTGGCCCAGGCGGTGGCGGAGGCGGACAGCCTGCTGGCCGAGCTGAGGCGGCGCACCCTGGAGCGCCTGGCTGCCCCCGGAGCGGAGAGCCTCCCCCCCCGGGAGGTGCTCACCTCTACCCTGAGGGAGATGGACCCGGGACATGAGGGGGATTAGCGGCGTCCGGAGGCGGCCGACCCGGGGCGGAGGGCGGGCATGGCGTTGATCAGCCCCCTGCCCCGGGTGGCGAGCCCCCGCATCCTGGTGGTGGGGGGCGGCATCGCCGGACTCACGGCCGCCCTGGACCTGGCGGCGCTGGGGTTTCCCGTCACCCTGGCGGAGCAGGGGCCCTCGGTGGGCGGCCTCATGGCGCAACTGGACAAGACCTTCCCCACCAACGACTGCGCCATGTGCATCCTCTCGCCCCGGATGCTGGAGGCGGCCCGCCACCCCCTCATTGAAATCCTTACCTTGACCACCCTCAGCACCTTAAGGGGGGAGCCGGGTGATTTTGTGGCCACCCTGAGCCGCCGGCCCCGGTATGTGGATCTTCAGCGTTGCTCCGGCTGCGGGGAGTGCACCCGGGTCTGTCCCCGCAGCCTGCCGGACCCCTTCAATCTGGGCTTAAGCCGGGTCAAGGCCATCCGGGTGCCCTTTCCCCAGGCCGTGCCCCAGGCGGCGGTTCTGGACCCTGGGGCTTGCCGCCACTTCCAGGGCCGGCCCTGCCGGGCCTGCGTGGAGGTCTGCCCCGCGGGCGCCGTGGACCTCTCTCAGGAGCCCGAGACCCTGGTACGGCACGTGGGCGCAGTGCTCCTCACCGGCGGCCTGTCTCCCGCTCCGGCCCAGGATTTCCCCGGGGCAAATCTCCCCGGGGTCCTCACCAGCCTCCAGTTTGAGCGCCTGCTCAGCGCCACCGGCCCCACCGGCGGCCGCCTGGTGCGCCCCGGCGACGGCGCCCCCATCCGGCGGCTGGCCTTCCTGCAGTGTATCGGCTCCCGGGAGCCGGAGCACGGCGCGCCCTTTTGCTCCTCCCACTGCTGCTTGGCCAGCCTCAAGGAGGCGGTGCTGGCCGCAGAGCTTGCCCCTCCCGGACTGGAGGCCCATATCGTGGCCATGGACCTGAGGGCCCCCGGCAAGGGCCAGGAAAGCTATCTCGAGCGGGCCCTGGCCCGGGGGATTCAGGTCCTCCGCGCCCGGGCCGGGGCGGTGGAACCCCGGCCCGACGGCGGGGTGGCAGTGCTATTCTCCGACGCCCACGGCCGCCGGCGGGAGCTGGCGGTGGACCTGGCGGTTCTGGCGGTGGGGCAGCGGCCGGCTGCGGGCTTCCCGGAGCTGGCCCGGCGGTTGGGACTCCCCCTGGGGCCGGGGCAGTATTTGCTCCCCACCGGCGTGGAGCCCTGGGAGACCCCCCGGCCGGGCATCTGGGTGGCGGGGGCCGCCCGGGAGCCCGGGGACATCACCGACTCCCTCACCTCCGCCGCGGCGGGAGCCCAGTCCGCGGCCACGCTCTTGGCCTTGGCGCCCCGGTCGAGCCCCGTGGCGGCGGCAATGCCGCCCCCGGCGGCGGTCACCGCCGCTTTGCCCCGCATCGGCGTCTACTTATGCCATTGCGGCACTAATATTGCCAAAAGCATTGATCTCACCCGGCTGGCGGAGTATGTGCGGCGGCTGCCCGGCGTGGTGTGGGTGTCCGACCCCCTCTTTGCCTGCTCCGCCGACGCCACCCGGCAGTTGGCCCAGGCCATCCGGGACGAGGGCCTCACCCGGGTGGTGGTGGCCGCCTGCACCCCCCGCACCCACGAAGCCGTCTTCCGGGAGGTGCTGGCCCAGGCGGGCCTCAACCCGGGTTTCTTGTGCTTCGCCAATCTGCGGGAACAGTGCGCCTGGGTCCACCAGGGCGACCCGGAGGCGGCTTTGGAGACAGCCCGGGATTTGGTGGCCATGGCGGTGCGACGGGCCTGGGTGGTGCCGCCCATCGAGGTGCACGCCTTCCCGGTGAGTCCCCGGGCCTTGGTGATCGGGGGCGGCCCGGCGGGCCTCACCGCGGCCCTCGCCCTGGCCCACCAGGGCTTTCACACCTATGTAGTGGAGCGGGAAGCGCAGCTGGGCGGCATGGCCCGGCGCCTGGCGTACACCCTGGAGGGCACCGATCCTCGCCGCCTCCTCCAGGACCTGGAGGCCGCGGCCTATGGCCACCCTAACGTGGAGATCTTCACCGCCGCCGAGGTGGTGAGCATCTCCGGTCAGGTGGGACGCTTCCGGTCCCGGGTGCGGCGCCGCGGAGGCCAAGAGGTGTCCCTTGAACATGGCGTGGTCCTGCTGGCCACCGGCGGCCGGGAATTCCGGCCGGAGGGCCGCTTCGGCTACGGCCAGGACCCCCGGGTGCTCACGCAGCTGGAGCTGGAAGAGCGCCTGGCCGGGGAGGACCCGGAACTTGACCGGGTCTATCACCTGGTGATGTTGCAGTGCGTCGGCTCCCGGGAACCAGAGCGCCCCTGGTGCAGCCGCCTGTGTTGCTCCCATGCCCTGAAAAATGCTATCCTGCTGAAAAAGCGCCGTCCCGGGGTGGAGATCACCGTGCTCTACCGGGACCTGAGGGCGTACGGCCGCCGGGAGCTCTATTATCAGGAGGCCCGGGAGCTGGGGGTGCAGTTTCTCCCCTATGACCCCGGCCGGCCCCCGGAAGTGAGTCTGCCCCGGAAACGCCCCCTGGCCATCAGGGTATGGAATGAGCTCCTCAGCCGGGAGGTTACCCTGGCGGCGGATCTTCTGGTCCTGAGCGCCGGGGTGGAGCCCCATCCGGGCGGGACGGAGGCGGCCCGCCTGGTGGGGGTGCCTCTGGGCCCCGAGGGCTTCCTGCAGGAGGCCCATGCCAAGCTCAGGCCGGTGGAGACGGTGGTGGAGGGGGTCTTCCTGTGCGGTCTGGCCCATTCCCCCCGGAGTTTGGGCGAGGCCCTGATGCAGGCCGAAGCGGCGGCCGTGAAGGCGGCGGCCCTGCTTTCCCAGCCGGCCATCACCAGCGGCGAGCTCTATGCCCGGGTGGAGGAGGCCCACTGCCGCCGCTGCCTCACCTGCCTGGGGATCTGCCCCTACCAGGCCCTGCGCTTGGGTCCGGCCGGCCGCCCTCAGGTGGTGCTGGAGGCCTGCCGGGGCTGCGGCTTGTGCGCCACTGCCTGCCCGGCCCGGGCCATCCGGCTCAGTCGGGCCACGGAGCAGGAGATTCTGGCCCAGATCACGGCCGTCCTGGAGGCGTGAGGATATGAGCGTCCGGTCCGGCGGCTAGCCGGTCGCCCCGGGGGGAGGGAAACCACATGGTACGAGAAAGTTATTGCGGCCTCTGTGACGACTGCCAACTGGGGCACCCGGAATTCCTGAAGACCGTGCGCCAGATGCAGGAATACCTGCTCCGCTTCCGGGCCAACTGGTGGGTGCACTGCTTCCCGGCCGAGGAAGGCTTCGACTTCAACGAATTCCGCAAAGGCCTGGAGTGGTTCTTGAGCCACACCGAGTGCCCGGGGTGCAAGGGCGGCCGGGGGGTGGAGATCTGCCCCATCCGCCGCTGCGCCATGGAGCGGGGGCTGCCCCAGTGCTCCCACTGCCCGGACCTGGCCGCATGTGACAAATTCGACTTCCTGATGACGGAGTTCCCCGACGTCAAGACCAATCTGCGCCGCAAGCAGTTGAAGCTCAAGGCCCGGGAATTCCATCAGAAGCTGCAGGGTGAGAGCACCTGACCCTGCCCTCCCCCTGGTGCGCCGGATGGACCGCCTGCCGCCCCTTCGCCTGCGGGAGACTGACGCCGCCCTGGAGCTCGCCCTCCGCCTGTTCACGGAGGAGGTGCGCCTGACGCTGGACAAGGGGCGCTGCATCCGCTGCGACGTCTGCTCCGTGGTCTGCCCCCGGCAGGCGGTGCGCCTGCTGCCCGGAGAGGAGAGCCTGGAGGTGGCCATCGACCCCTGGCTCTGCGTGCTCTGCGAAGTCTGCTCCCATTTCTGCCCTGTGGGGGCCATCACCCTGACCTATAAAGGGCGGCCCAAATCGGTGCTGGCCACCCACCAGGCCCTGGCGCCCTTCTACCCCAAGGTGGAACTGGACCCGGGAAAGTGCCCGGAGCCCTGTCCGCCACTCCCCGAGGGGGAGGAGCATTGGTGCCGGGCCCAACGGAAGCTGGTGCCCAACGACCTCACCGAGTGCCCCAAAGAATGCCGCCGCTGTCTCCAAGCCTGCCCCCGCCAGGCGCTGGTGCCCGATGAGGCCAGCGGCCGGCCGCGGCCCGAGCCCGACCTATGCCTGCGCTGTCAGCGCTGTCTCACCGTCTGTGAGCAGGGGGCCTTATGTGTCACTCCCCAGTTCAAAGGCCGGGTGGAGATCGATGACCGCAAATGCCCGCCGGAGTGCCTGAAGTGCATCCATCTCTGCCCGGTGCAGGTCATTGCCCGGGAGGGTCCCCGGGTCTATCTGACCGCCGAGACCTGCAGCCTCTGCGGGGTCTGTCAGGCCATCTGCGACCAGGACGCGGTCACCCTCATCCGGGAAGAGGTGGTGGCCCGGGAAGGAAGCTACTCCCATGCCTGGGAGCAGGCGGTGGCCCGGCTGCTGGGCACCTCTGACCGCTGAGCCATGAGTGCGGACCGGCCCCGCCATCCCAGCCCCGCCGACAAGCCCCGCATCGGCTTGTACATCTGCCACTGCGGCCTCAACATTGCCGGGGTGATCTCGCCGGTGGAGCTGGCCCGCCGCGGCCAGGAGCTGCCGGAGGTGGTGGTCTGCCGGAATCAGCTTTACGCCTGCTCCGAGGCCGGGCAGCGGGAGATCGCCCAGGATATCGCCGAGCTGGGCCTCTCCCGGGTGGTGGTGGCGGCCTGCTCCCCGAGGATGCATGAGCTCACCTTCCAGCGCCTCCTCAAAGAGCAGGGCCTCAACCCCTACCTGGTGGAGATGGTGAATATCCGGGAGCACTGCACCTGGGTGCATGCCCTGGAGCCGGAGGAGGCCCAAGCCAAGGCCTGGGAGCTCATCCTCATGGGGCTGGCCAAGGTGCGGCTGGCCCAACCCCTGGCGGAGCGGCAGGTGCCGGTGACCCGCCGGGCCCTGGTTGTGGGAGGCGGCCCCGCCGGGCTTAAGGCGGCCCTGGAGATGGCCCAGGCGGGCCATGAGGTGGTCCTGGCAGAACGCCGCCCGGTCCTGGGAGGTCTGGCGGCCCGTTGGCACCGCACCTTTCCTAGCGGCCGCCACGCCGCCACCCTGCTGGGGCCACTCATGGCCGGCGTCAGCCGTCACCCCCGTATCCGGGTCCTTACCGACACCGAGATCGTGGACTTCGGGGGCTATGTGGGCAATTACCACGTGCGCCTGAGGCGCCATTTGCCCTGGGTGAGCGCCGCCTGCGACCGCTGCGGCGCCTGCCTGGAGGCCTGCCCCGTCACCCGGCCGGATGACTTCCAGGCCGGCATGGCGGAGCGGCGGGCCATCTGGCTCCCCTCCCCTGCCCTCTTCCCTCCCGTGGCGGTGGTTGACCGGGAGGCCTGCGACCGCTGCGGCGCCTGTGTGTCCGCCTGCCCGCAGGGGGCCATTGAATTGGAGGCCGGCGTTGCCGAGGAGGAGCTCACGGTGGGCGCAGTGGTGGTGGCCACCGGCGCGGTGCCCTATGACCCGGCAATGGAGCCGGGCTCGCCTTGGCCCCTCGCCCCCCAGATCCTCACCACCGCGGCCCTGGAGCGCCTGCTGGCCCCGGACGGCCCCAGCGGCGGGCAGGTGCTGCCGCCGGGGCTGGCGGCTGAGCCCCGGGAGATCGCCTTTGTCTTGTGCGTCGGTTCCCGGGAGGAGGAGGGCTTCCGGTCCTGCTCCCGCATCTGCTGCAGCATTGCCCTCAAGCAGGCCCTGGAGCTGAAAAAGCGCCTTCCCCAGGCCCGCATCCGCATTTATTACCGGGATATCCGCACGCCCAAGCCCGCCGGGGAGGTCCTCTATGCTGCGGCCCGGGAGGCGGGGGTGATTTTCCTGCGCGGGCAGGTGACGGAGGTGGTGCCGGAGGCCACCGGCAAGGTCCTGATTCGCGCTGAGAACGAAATTTTCCAGCGACCCACCACCGACCGGGTGGACCTGGCGGTGCTGGCGGTGGGCTTACGGCCCGGAGACGGCTCCGATCTGCGCCAGATCCTCCGGCTGCCGGTGGGGCCGGACGGCTTCTTCCTGGAGGCCCACCCCAAGCTCCGGCCCCTGGAGACGGTGTTGGACGGGGTCTATCTGGCGGGCACCTGCCAGGGGCCCAAGGACCTGACGGAGACCTTCACCCAGGCCACCGCCGCGGCGGGCAAGGTGATGGCCCTCTTCGCCCACGAGGCCCTCACCCTGCCCGGCCTGGTGGCGGTGGTGGACCCGGAGGCCTGTGTGGGCTGCGGGCGGTGTGTGCAGGAATGCCCGTATCAGGCCATTTATCTGGAGGGGGAAGGGGACGAGGCCGTGGCCCGGGTGGTGACTGCGGCCTGTAAAGGCTGCGGGGTGTGCGCCGGGGCCTGCCCCACCGGCGCGGCCCAGGTCCTGGGCTTCACCGACGACATGCTCCGGGCCCAGATCGACGCCGCCCTGGCCGAGGCCCCGGAACGCAAGATCCTGGCCTTCTGCTGCAACTGGTGCGCCTACGCCGGGGCGGACTTTGCCGGCACCGCCCGCCTCCCCTACCCGGCCAACGTGCGCATCCTCCGCACCCTGTGCGCCGGCCGGGTGGGGACCCGGCTGCTTTCCTATGCCCTCCGGAAGGGGGCCGGCCGGGTGCTGGTGGCCGGCTGCCATCCGCCGGGGGACTGCCACTATCTGTCAGGGAATCTTCGGGCTGCGGCCCGGGTGGCCCGCCTGCAGAAAAAGCTGGCGGCCAAGGGCGAGGACCCCCGGCGTCTGCGCCTGGCCTGGATCTCCGCCACCGAGGGCCAGGCCCTGCAGCGCCTCCTCACCGAGCTGGCCGCGGAGCTGGCCCCGGCGGCCCACCCTCACGCCGCCGGGGACGGCAAGTAAGGTTGCGCCCTCACCCTCCCGTCTCCCAAGCGTCCTCCTCAGCCCCGGTGATGCCGGATCCCCTCACGGCAAGGCGTTCACCACCGCGGTCACTGAGGCGTCGTAATACGTCTGCCAGTTCTTGCCCGGGACCAGGAGCTGCAGGAGCGCCTCGGAATTTTCCGAGCCTCCCCTGGCTTCGTGGAGGGCGTAGTTCGCCTCGATGGCTCGCCTTAAGGTAGTCAGGGCCTCCCGGGTCATCCAGGGATAGACCGGCCGGCGTCCTTTGGTGTAAAGGACGGAGGCCCAGTAAAGCAGCGCCGGATCGCAGGCCGCCTCGCTGATATTCACCTCCCGCCAGGAATCCCCCAGGGCATCGGGCACCGGCTTTTGATAATAGACGCAAGTATCCACTGCCAGCTCCACCAGCTCGTGACGGGGCGAGTCAGGCGGCACGTACTGACTGTGGGCCACCTCATCCGCAGCCAAATGCGCCCGCCAGGCGGCGGCGATCACCGGCCAGGTGGGGCGCCAGGCGGATTTCCAGCGCCAATCCTTGGGATGGGAAGCCACATAGTCCATGGCGGCGAGAAACCCCTGATCGTGCACATAATCCCGGTCGCTGGCCTGGAAAAGCAAGGTGGAGGCCAGATCCGGACCGGCGGCGGCCTCCACGAACAGGGGGAAGAGGTCGGCATCGAACGTGGCCGCAAATTTGGTCTGCACTTCCGCCTCGCCGCAGAGACTGAAATGCGTGGGCGCATCGCCCCAGGCCCGGACCTCCCCGGCCCAGGCCGCCACCATCAAAGCTGCCAGCATCACCCGGACAACCATGGCTCCCATGACTCACCTCCACTCTTCGGGGATTCCCCCGGTTTTTCCGGCCCTTTGCAACTGCAGCGTTTCTGTCAGCTGCGGCATTGACCTTTGGCAAGGGATCAGAGAGCAGTTCTTAACTCCCCCTTCGCACCCTCCCTTTTCGCCCGCTTTTGTGGGAAAGCCAGGGAGGTGGATGCAATCGGCGGCTCATGGGAGAGCAGGAATCCTCACACTCTCCTTCACCTCCCACGCTGTGGGCGCCCCCGCCTCACCTGTCCCCAGGGTAGCACATTTCCTGCCTGGCGGACCATGGTGCCCAAGAATTTCTTTCCTTGCCTCCCTCTTCCATACCGGCCACCTTTCTATCTTTCTCAAAATAAAAATTCCTTATCATTTTGACAAAAAGGCCGACCCATGGT
Proteins encoded in this region:
- a CDS encoding 4Fe-4S dicluster domain-containing protein gives rise to the protein MLTAEELLEFLPRTDCGQCGMTCADFAGLLLSRDLSPADCPVLHEPEYAGFIEALEELLAAAPAARRGMAIDPTRCIGCGICVAMCEHHLAQVPEARAGRGPRLGDRVIFRVVNGQVVVVNQEQCVRLLQAAEKCSKCAEHCPTEAITLN
- a CDS encoding 4Fe-4S dicluster domain-containing protein, with translation MDVPLNLEDSDPWFPETVAREPGCGNLWRCVGCGTCTALCPVSAVHPEFSPGLILRQVLLGLKGEVLGSPLLWQCARCARCSYYCPQEVRFLDIIQSLRRLAVAEGFVSPELAQAVAEADSLLAELRRRTLERLAAPGAESLPPREVLTSTLREMDPGHEGD
- a CDS encoding FAD-dependent oxidoreductase, with amino-acid sequence MALISPLPRVASPRILVVGGGIAGLTAALDLAALGFPVTLAEQGPSVGGLMAQLDKTFPTNDCAMCILSPRMLEAARHPLIEILTLTTLSTLRGEPGDFVATLSRRPRYVDLQRCSGCGECTRVCPRSLPDPFNLGLSRVKAIRVPFPQAVPQAAVLDPGACRHFQGRPCRACVEVCPAGAVDLSQEPETLVRHVGAVLLTGGLSPAPAQDFPGANLPGVLTSLQFERLLSATGPTGGRLVRPGDGAPIRRLAFLQCIGSREPEHGAPFCSSHCCLASLKEAVLAAELAPPGLEAHIVAMDLRAPGKGQESYLERALARGIQVLRARAGAVEPRPDGGVAVLFSDAHGRRRELAVDLAVLAVGQRPAAGFPELARRLGLPLGPGQYLLPTGVEPWETPRPGIWVAGAAREPGDITDSLTSAAAGAQSAATLLALAPRSSPVAAAMPPPAAVTAALPRIGVYLCHCGTNIAKSIDLTRLAEYVRRLPGVVWVSDPLFACSADATRQLAQAIRDEGLTRVVVAACTPRTHEAVFREVLAQAGLNPGFLCFANLREQCAWVHQGDPEAALETARDLVAMAVRRAWVVPPIEVHAFPVSPRALVIGGGPAGLTAALALAHQGFHTYVVEREAQLGGMARRLAYTLEGTDPRRLLQDLEAAAYGHPNVEIFTAAEVVSISGQVGRFRSRVRRRGGQEVSLEHGVVLLATGGREFRPEGRFGYGQDPRVLTQLELEERLAGEDPELDRVYHLVMLQCVGSREPERPWCSRLCCSHALKNAILLKKRRPGVEITVLYRDLRAYGRRELYYQEARELGVQFLPYDPGRPPEVSLPRKRPLAIRVWNELLSREVTLAADLLVLSAGVEPHPGGTEAARLVGVPLGPEGFLQEAHAKLRPVETVVEGVFLCGLAHSPRSLGEALMQAEAAAVKAAALLSQPAITSGELYARVEEAHCRRCLTCLGICPYQALRLGPAGRPQVVLEACRGCGLCATACPARAIRLSRATEQEILAQITAVLEA
- a CDS encoding DUF3795 domain-containing protein; its protein translation is MVRESYCGLCDDCQLGHPEFLKTVRQMQEYLLRFRANWWVHCFPAEEGFDFNEFRKGLEWFLSHTECPGCKGGRGVEICPIRRCAMERGLPQCSHCPDLAACDKFDFLMTEFPDVKTNLRRKQLKLKAREFHQKLQGEST
- a CDS encoding 4Fe-4S dicluster domain-containing protein, encoding MRAPDPALPLVRRMDRLPPLRLRETDAALELALRLFTEEVRLTLDKGRCIRCDVCSVVCPRQAVRLLPGEESLEVAIDPWLCVLCEVCSHFCPVGAITLTYKGRPKSVLATHQALAPFYPKVELDPGKCPEPCPPLPEGEEHWCRAQRKLVPNDLTECPKECRRCLQACPRQALVPDEASGRPRPEPDLCLRCQRCLTVCEQGALCVTPQFKGRVEIDDRKCPPECLKCIHLCPVQVIAREGPRVYLTAETCSLCGVCQAICDQDAVTLIREEVVAREGSYSHAWEQAVARLLGTSDR
- a CDS encoding hydrogenase iron-sulfur subunit, with translation MSADRPRHPSPADKPRIGLYICHCGLNIAGVISPVELARRGQELPEVVVCRNQLYACSEAGQREIAQDIAELGLSRVVVAACSPRMHELTFQRLLKEQGLNPYLVEMVNIREHCTWVHALEPEEAQAKAWELILMGLAKVRLAQPLAERQVPVTRRALVVGGGPAGLKAALEMAQAGHEVVLAERRPVLGGLAARWHRTFPSGRHAATLLGPLMAGVSRHPRIRVLTDTEIVDFGGYVGNYHVRLRRHLPWVSAACDRCGACLEACPVTRPDDFQAGMAERRAIWLPSPALFPPVAVVDREACDRCGACVSACPQGAIELEAGVAEEELTVGAVVVATGAVPYDPAMEPGSPWPLAPQILTTAALERLLAPDGPSGGQVLPPGLAAEPREIAFVLCVGSREEEGFRSCSRICCSIALKQALELKKRLPQARIRIYYRDIRTPKPAGEVLYAAAREAGVIFLRGQVTEVVPEATGKVLIRAENEIFQRPTTDRVDLAVLAVGLRPGDGSDLRQILRLPVGPDGFFLEAHPKLRPLETVLDGVYLAGTCQGPKDLTETFTQATAAAGKVMALFAHEALTLPGLVAVVDPEACVGCGRCVQECPYQAIYLEGEGDEAVARVVTAACKGCGVCAGACPTGAAQVLGFTDDMLRAQIDAALAEAPERKILAFCCNWCAYAGADFAGTARLPYPANVRILRTLCAGRVGTRLLSYALRKGAGRVLVAGCHPPGDCHYLSGNLRAAARVARLQKKLAAKGEDPRRLRLAWISATEGQALQRLLTELAAELAPAAHPHAAGDGK